The stretch of DNA CAGCTCTTCCGGCCAGATGGGCAGCCGGCCGTGGGCCTTCTTGGGGCGCGGGTGGCGGTACACCACCCCCAGCGGCAGCCGGCCCCGCCGGTCGAAGTCGTTGAGCAGCTCCCAGGCGGCCTGGAAGTCGGAGGGGTCGTGGCTGGCGGGAACGTCTTCCACCCGCTCCCGGTACCAGTCGTAGGTGTTGAACTTGTTGTAGGTCACGCAGGGCGAGAAGTCGTTGACCACCGCGAAGCCCGGGTGCTGCAGCGCCTGGGCGTAGATCTCCGCCGCGTGGCGCGGGTCCCCGGAGAACGACTGGGCCACGAAGGTGGCGCCGGCCGTGAGGGCCAGCCGCAGGGGCGCGAACGGCGGCGGCGCCTCCTCCGACCACTCCCGGATGTCCATGCCCCTTCCGTGGGTGGGCGAGTGCTGCCCCTTGGTCAGCCCGTACACCCCGTTGTCCATGATGATCAGGACCACGGCGGGATCCCGGCGGCAAACGTGCACGAAGTTCTCCACCCCGATGGCGAACGTGTCCCCGTCGCCGGCCAGGGCGATGACCGTGAGGCCGGGGTTGGCCATCTTGGCGCCCAGGGCGTAGGCCAGGGCCCCGCCGTGGGTGCCGTGGAAGCCGTTGCCATTGAGGTAGTTGCGGATCTGGCCCGAGCACCCGATGCCGCCGATCAGGAGGACCTCGTACGGGGTCACCTCCAGCTTGGTCAGCGCCATCTTCAGGCCCGCCAGGACCCCGAAGTCCCCGCACCCCGGGCACCACTGGATCCGGTGGCGCGGGACCGCGTTCTCCTCCCACACCTTGGCGGAGATCTTCTGGGACACCCGGGACGGAGTGGTGGCGTCGGTCATGGCGCGCTCAGCCTCCTTCGGACACCTTCACGGGCGCCGGCGCCTCGGTGCCGATGCGCACGTGGCTCTCGCCGGTGTGCAGGATGTGCTCCACCCCGCCCACCACGTCGGCAGGGTACAGCGGCAGGCCGTTGTACTTGACGACGCGCCGGACCGGCAGCAGGCAGCACGCCTGGATCACGTCGGCGAACTGCCCGGTGAAGTTCTGCTCCACCGCGATCAGGACCGACGCCCGCTCCAGCACCGGCTTGGCCAGGGCCGCGGGGAAGGGCCACAAGTAGCTGAAGTGCACCACCGCCACCTCCACCCCCCGCTGGCGCAGCCGCTGCTGGGCCTCCAGCAGCACGGGCAGGGTGCTGCCCCACCCCACCAGGGCCGGCCGGCCGTCCACCGACCCCACCACCCGGGGCGGACGGGCGTCCTCCCGGAGGAAGGTCTCCATCTTGCGGGCGCGCTTTTCCATCATGGCCTTGCGCACGGCGGGGTCGGTGCTGACAAATCCGCGCTCGTCGTGCTCGGACCCGCTGGCCTTCAGCACCCCGCCCACCGTCCCCGGGACCAGCCGGGGGGAGATGCCGGTGGGGGTGAGGGCGAACCGCCGGTAGGCCCCGTCCCGGCGCAGGTCGGCCTCGCGCACCAGGGTGGACCGGTCGATGGTGACCGGGTGCTGGGTGAAGACCGCCTCGGGCACGGTCTTGCGCCCCTCGGAGAGGTTGAGGTCGGTGAGGAAGAACACCGGGCACTGGTACTTGTCGGCCAGGTTGTGGGCCTCGATCATGAGCGTGTAGCACTCTTCCTGGGTCGCCGGGGCCAGGACGATGCGCGGGATCTCGCCGTGGCCGCCGAAGATGGACAGGTACAGGTCGCCCTGCTCGCTCTTGGTGGGCATGCCGGTGGACGGCCCCGCCCGCTGGGTGTCCACGATCACCACGGGCACCTCGGTCATGCCGGCCACCCCGAACTCCTCCACCTTCAGGGACAGCCCCGGCCCCGAGGTCCCCACCATGGAGCGGACGCCGGCCAGGGCCGCGCCGATGGCGGCCCGGATCGACTCCCGCTCGTTCTGTCCCTGCAGGGCGCGCCCGCCGAAGCGGGGCAGGTGTTCCTCCATGAACTCCAGGATGGCCGACGCGGGTGTGATGGGATATCCGGCGTAGAAGCGGCACCCGGCGGCGATGGCCCCCAGGGACAGGGCCTCGTTGCCCGAGATCAGCACCCGGGGCTCCGCGGACGGGCGGGGCTGCAGGCGGTAGCCCGAGCCCGGCCAGCCCCGGGCGGCCAGAATGGACTCGACCACCTCCCGCCCGCGCCGGGCCGCCCGGAGGTTGAGGTCCACCACCTGCGCCCCTTTGCGGGCAAACCGCTCCTCCACCAGCTGGCGCAGCCACGTCCCGTCCTGGTCGAACTCGAGCACGCGGAACAGGGCGCCCACCGCCACCATGTTCTTGACCACGTCCAGCTTGAGCTCGTCTCGGGCGATGGTGCGGGCCGGGACCGGGAACACCTTGATGCCGCGGCGCTCCAGCGGCTCCACCGGCACCTCACCGGTGCTGCTGTCGTACAGCAGCACGCCGCCGTCCACCAGGTATCGCCCGTGGCGGAGGATGGTGTCCCGGTTGGGCTGCTCCCGGGCGTCGGGATTGCTGTCGTAGTCCAGCGCCACCAGGATGTCCAGCCGGGGGTCTCCCCAGGAGACCGGCGGCTCCTCGGATACCACCAGGGGGTCGAACTGGTGAGCTCCGTAGATGGTTGACGCGTATCCGCGTTCCATGGCCAGGACATGCAGCCCCGCCCGGGTGAAGATGCGACCCAGGATGTCGGTGACGGTCACGACCCCGTCGCGCAGCTGCACGCCGCCGACCAGGATCTTCAGCCTGTTGACGGTCACGCCAGCCGCTCCTTCCGCCCGCCCCGCGTCCCTGCGGACGATGCCTGACCGGGGGGTTATGAGGGACGGCGCAGGCCTCCGGGAACGTCCAGAGGCCCGCACGCCGTCGTGATGTTACACTGCATAGCGTATCATACCACGCGCGACCCTTCCAGCCGCCCTCTCCGTCCCGGCCGTCCCGCGGCCAGCACAGGATCCTCCGCGGACGCGGGGAATTCCCGATACGCATGGAGCTGCGGGAGCGCTACGAGGACGACCTGGCGCTGGTCCGGGGCGGCTGGGGCTGGGCCGGGGTGCTGGCGGGGCTTGGGGCGCTGGCCGTGCTGCCGGCCGTCCTGCCGGGATACGCGGTGTACACCGCGTCGCTGGTGGCCGTGCACGCCGTGGTGGCCCTGGGGCTGAACCTTCTGGTCGGGTACACCGGGCAGATCTCTCTCGGCCAGGCCGGCTTTGTGGCCGTGGGCGCCTACGCCACCGTCCTGCTGACCGTCCGGGCCCACCTGCCCTGGCCTCTGGCCCTGGCCGCGGGAGGGGCGGCGGCGGCCGCCTTCGGCGTCCTGGTCGGCGTCCCGGCCCTCCGCCTGTCGGGACCGTACCTGACCGTGGCCACCCTGGGGTTCGGCATCGCCGTCCACCAGGTCCTGACCAACTGGGAAGGGCTGTCCGGCGGGCGCACCGGCCTGTTCGTCCCTCCCCTGAGCCTGGGTCCCCGGCAGCTGACATCCACCGACCTCTACTACCTGTCGGCGGGCGTGGCCGTGCTGCTGACGTGGATGGCCTACAACCTCACCCGCTCCCACGTGGGCCGGGCGTGGATGGCCATCCGGGACAGCGACATCGCCGCCGAGGCCATGGGCGTCGACCTGCCGATCTACAAGACCCTGGCGTTCGCCGTGTGCGCGCTGTACGCCGGCATCGGGGGTGGCCTGCTGGCCCTGCTGCTGGGCTACCTGGAACCTCAACTGTTCACCCTGTACGACTCCATCTACTACTTCAGCATGATCGTGGTGGGCGGGCTGGGGACGATCCCGGGCAGCGCGCTGGGGGCGGCGCTGTTGACGGTGTTGCCTCGCCAGCTGGCCGGCCTGCGGGCCTGGCTGCCGGTGTTGTACGGCGGGGTGATCGTCCTGGTGATGGCGGTGGAGCCCCTGGGCCTGTACGGCCGGTGGCTGCGTATCCGCCGGTGGTGGTCCACGTGGCCGCTCTGAGGGAATCTACGCGATCTGCGCAATCTGCGCGACCTTCGCAATCTGACGGAACTTTCTCAATCTGATTGCCGAGGGATTGCGTAGATCGCGTCGATTGCGCAGATTGAGAAAACCGCGCGCCGGTTCAGACACATGTGGACGTTTCTCCAGTACCTGACCGTGGGGCTGGCCGCCGGCAGCCTGTACGCCCTGGTGGCCCTGGGCATCGTGCTGCTGTACCGCACCTCCCGGGTGCTGAACTTCGCCCACGGCGATCTGGCCACGTTCGCCACCTTCATCGCCTTTACCCTGCTGTCTGCGGGCCAGCCGTTCGGCGTAGCCGCCCTGACTGCGGGGATCGCTGCCGCGGCCCTGGGAGCGGGCCTGTACTACGGGATCCTCCGGCCGGCGCGGGACACCACCTTGCTGGGCCAGGTGGTGATCACCCTCGGATGCGCCCTGGTCCTCAACGGGCTGGCCACGCGCCTGTGGGGCGCCGACACCAAGGTGTTCCCGTTTCCCCTCTCCGACACCCGGGTGTACCGCCTGGGTCAGGTGGTGGTCAGCCAGATCAGCGCCGTCAGCGCCGCCGCCAGCCTGGTCCTGATGGGGATGCTGTACCTGCTGGTGCAGCGCACCCGATGGGGGCTGGCCGTCCGGGCGGTCTCCCAGAACCTGCCCGCCGCCCAGGTCCTGGGCATTCCCGCCCGCCGGCTGCTGGCGGCCACCTGGGCGCTGTCGGCTGTCCTGGGAGCGGCGGCGGGGCTGCTGCTGGCACCGGCCCTGCTGCTGGACCCGTTCCTCATGCTCGATCCGTTCCTCAAGGGGTTTGCGGCGGCGGTCCTGGGCGGGATGGACAGCCCGCCGGGGGCGGTGGCGGGCGGTCTGACGCTGGGGGTGGTCGAGGCGCTCTTCGGCGGGTATGTGTCGGTGCGCTTTCGGACCACCCTGGCGTTTGCCATCATCGTGGCGGTCCTCGTCGTCCGCCCCCAGGGCCTCCTGGGGCGGGAGTTCCGCCGCCGGGCCTGACCTCCCCGTACGGACCTGACGGCAGGGACCGGGCGGGGAAGGGGGTAATGGGTGAGTCGGCAACTACCAGGGAGCGAGGGAGGGTGCCATGGGGAGGAGAGCGCTGAGGGCAGGGGTAGTGCTGCTGGCGGTTCTGGCCGTCGGCGCCGGGCCGGCGGTGACCCAGGAGCGGGGCGTCACCCCCACCGAGGTCGTCATCGGCACGTCGCAGCCGCTGTCGGGACCGGCGGCGTTCTGGGGCGTCCCCGTCACCGGAGGGATGGAGGCGTATCTGCGCCTGGTCAACGACGCCGGAGGCATCCACGGGCGCCGCATCCGGCTGGTGGCGCTGGATGACTCCTACCTGCCGCCCCGGGCCGTCGCCAACGTCCGGGAGCTGGTGGAGCGCCACGGGGTCTTCGCCATCGTGGGGCTGCTGGGATCGGCCAACGCCTTCGCCGTGCGGGACTACCTGGTCCAGCAGGGCGTCATCTGGATCAACCCGCTGGCCGACGCCACCATCTGGGCGGGATTCCGCGGCACGCGGTACCTGTTCGTCACCTACGTGAGCTACGTGGACGAGGGCCGTCTGCTGACTGAATACGTGGCCAAGAGCCTGGGCAAGAAGGCGTTCGCGGTCTTCTACCAGAACGACCTGTTCGGCCAGAAGGGATTGCTGGGCGTCAAGCGCGGGGCCGCCGCCACCGGCGCCCGGGTGGTGGCGACGGTCCCCTACGAGCTGACCGACCGGGACTTCAGCGGGCACGCGCTGCGGCTGCGCCAGTCGGGCGCCGACGCGGTGGTGATCTACGCCAACCCCACCGCTGGCGCCCTGGTGGTCCGGGAGATGGCCAAGATCGGCTACCAGCCCCAGCTGGCGGCCACCTCCGCCCTGGCCGACCCGGCCATGTTCGCCCTGGCCGGCGAGACGTGGAACAATGTCATCCTGGCCGCCTACTTCCCCCTGCCGGGCACCGACCGCAAGGTGGATGAGGTGCTGGCCAACATCACCCGGATCAACCCCGCCCTGGCCCGCAACCCGTTCAACGCCGTGGGGGGCGTCTCGTTCATCGAGCCCTTCCTGGAAGGGCTGCGCCGGGCCGGGCCGACCCTCACCCGGGAAAGTTTCGTGGCGGCCATGGAGACCATCCGCAACTGGGACGGCGAGGTGGTGCGGGGCGTGACCTTCGGTCCCGGCCGCCGCCACGGCGTGACCCGCATCTACATCATCCGGTCCGAAGCCGGTCAGTACCGGCGCCTGACGCCGGATATCGAATACCCGCCGGGCTTCTGACCGGAGGGGGTGACCGAGAGATCGCCCGGGAACCGTCGTCGGTCAGCCCGTGGGCGCCGGGGCCGGCGGAGCCGTTGCTGGACGTCCGGGGCGTGGGGATCGCCTTCGGCGGAGTGGTGGCCCTCGCCGACGTGGACCTGCAGGTGCCGGCCGGCAGCCTGATCTCGGTCATCGGGCCCAACGGGGCCGGCAAGACCACCCTGTTCAACTGCATCTGCGGCCAGTACCGGCCCGACCGCGGGCGTATCCGCTTTGCCGGGGTGGACCTGGTGGGCCGCCGGCCCGACCGGATCGCGCGGCTGGGCATCGCCCGCACCTTCCAGAACGTGGAGCTGTTTGCGCGGATGACGGTCCTGGACAACCTCCTGCTGGGCCGCCACCGCCACGTGCGGGCGGGGCTGCTGGACGCCGCGCTGGCGACCCCGGCCTGGCGGCGGGAGGAGGTCCGCCACCGGGAGCGGGTGGAACGGGTGCTGGACTTTCTGGACCTGCAGGCGGTGCGGGACCGCCGGGTGGGCGACCTGCCTCCGGGCCGCCAGCGCCTGGTGGAGCTGGGGCGGGCGCTGGCCAGCGAGCCCCGGCTGCTGCTGCTGGACGAACCGTCGGCGGGCATGACCGCCGACGAGAAGGCGGACCTGGTGTTCCGGATCCGCGACATCCGCGACGAGATGGGCATCACCGTCATCCTGGTGGAGCACGACCTGCGCCTGGTGATGGGCATCTCCGACTGGATCGCCGTCCTCGACCACGGCGTCAAGATCGCCGAGGGGCGCCCGGCGGACGTGCAGGCCCACCCCGAGGTGATCCGGGCGTACCTGGGCACGGGCGCGGCGTGAGGTGGGCTCCCGGGACGGCGTGACGCCATCGTCGGAACGCGCGTGGAACCTCTGCTGCGGGTGTCCAACGTCGAAACTGCCTACTACGGGCGCCTGACGGTGCTGCGGGGCGTGTCCCTGGCCGTGCCGCCGGGGCAGATCGTGGCGATCCTCGGCGGCAACGGCGCGGGCAAGACCACCCTGCTGCGCACCATCAGCGGCCTCATCCCCGGCCAGCCGGCCAAAGGACAGATCGAGTTCGACGGGCGGCGGATCACCGGGTGGGAACCCGAAGAGATCGCCCGCCTGGGGATCGGCCACGTCCCGGAGGGGCGGGGCCTGTTCCCCGAACTCACCGTGGAGGAGAACCTCCTGCTCGGCGGGTGGATCCGTCCCCGGACAGACCGCGCCCGGTGGGAGAGGGTCCTGGCGCTGTTTCCGGCGCTGGCCGACCGCCGCCGCCAGCTGGCCGGCACCCTGTCGGGTGGGGAGCAGCAGATGCTGGCCATCGCCCGGGCGCTGCTGATGCAGCCCCGGCTGCTGATGCTGGACGAGCCGTCGCTGGGGCTGGCCCCCCTGGTGGTCCGGGAGGTGTTCGTGGCCATCGAGGCCATCAACCGGGACGGGATGACCATCCTGCTGGTCGAGCAGAACGCCCGCATG from Armatimonadota bacterium encodes:
- a CDS encoding thiamine pyrophosphate-dependent enzyme, which codes for MTDATTPSRVSQKISAKVWEENAVPRHRIQWCPGCGDFGVLAGLKMALTKLEVTPYEVLLIGGIGCSGQIRNYLNGNGFHGTHGGALAYALGAKMANPGLTVIALAGDGDTFAIGVENFVHVCRRDPAVVLIIMDNGVYGLTKGQHSPTHGRGMDIREWSEEAPPPFAPLRLALTAGATFVAQSFSGDPRHAAEIYAQALQHPGFAVVNDFSPCVTYNKFNTYDWYRERVEDVPASHDPSDFQAAWELLNDFDRRGRLPLGVVYRHPRPKKAHGRLPIWPEELQGADIRPLLQMMR
- a CDS encoding 2-oxoacid:acceptor oxidoreductase subunit alpha; this translates as MTVNRLKILVGGVQLRDGVVTVTDILGRIFTRAGLHVLAMERGYASTIYGAHQFDPLVVSEEPPVSWGDPRLDILVALDYDSNPDAREQPNRDTILRHGRYLVDGGVLLYDSSTGEVPVEPLERRGIKVFPVPARTIARDELKLDVVKNMVAVGALFRVLEFDQDGTWLRQLVEERFARKGAQVVDLNLRAARRGREVVESILAARGWPGSGYRLQPRPSAEPRVLISGNEALSLGAIAAGCRFYAGYPITPASAILEFMEEHLPRFGGRALQGQNERESIRAAIGAALAGVRSMVGTSGPGLSLKVEEFGVAGMTEVPVVIVDTQRAGPSTGMPTKSEQGDLYLSIFGGHGEIPRIVLAPATQEECYTLMIEAHNLADKYQCPVFFLTDLNLSEGRKTVPEAVFTQHPVTIDRSTLVREADLRRDGAYRRFALTPTGISPRLVPGTVGGVLKASGSEHDERGFVSTDPAVRKAMMEKRARKMETFLREDARPPRVVGSVDGRPALVGWGSTLPVLLEAQQRLRQRGVEVAVVHFSYLWPFPAALAKPVLERASVLIAVEQNFTGQFADVIQACCLLPVRRVVKYNGLPLYPADVVGGVEHILHTGESHVRIGTEAPAPVKVSEGG
- a CDS encoding branched-chain amino acid ABC transporter permease encodes the protein MELRERYEDDLALVRGGWGWAGVLAGLGALAVLPAVLPGYAVYTASLVAVHAVVALGLNLLVGYTGQISLGQAGFVAVGAYATVLLTVRAHLPWPLALAAGGAAAAAFGVLVGVPALRLSGPYLTVATLGFGIAVHQVLTNWEGLSGGRTGLFVPPLSLGPRQLTSTDLYYLSAGVAVLLTWMAYNLTRSHVGRAWMAIRDSDIAAEAMGVDLPIYKTLAFAVCALYAGIGGGLLALLLGYLEPQLFTLYDSIYYFSMIVVGGLGTIPGSALGAALLTVLPRQLAGLRAWLPVLYGGVIVLVMAVEPLGLYGRWLRIRRWWSTWPL
- a CDS encoding branched-chain amino acid ABC transporter permease, which encodes MWTFLQYLTVGLAAGSLYALVALGIVLLYRTSRVLNFAHGDLATFATFIAFTLLSAGQPFGVAALTAGIAAAALGAGLYYGILRPARDTTLLGQVVITLGCALVLNGLATRLWGADTKVFPFPLSDTRVYRLGQVVVSQISAVSAAASLVLMGMLYLLVQRTRWGLAVRAVSQNLPAAQVLGIPARRLLAATWALSAVLGAAAGLLLAPALLLDPFLMLDPFLKGFAAAVLGGMDSPPGAVAGGLTLGVVEALFGGYVSVRFRTTLAFAIIVAVLVVRPQGLLGREFRRRA
- a CDS encoding ABC transporter substrate-binding protein; translation: MGRRALRAGVVLLAVLAVGAGPAVTQERGVTPTEVVIGTSQPLSGPAAFWGVPVTGGMEAYLRLVNDAGGIHGRRIRLVALDDSYLPPRAVANVRELVERHGVFAIVGLLGSANAFAVRDYLVQQGVIWINPLADATIWAGFRGTRYLFVTYVSYVDEGRLLTEYVAKSLGKKAFAVFYQNDLFGQKGLLGVKRGAAATGARVVATVPYELTDRDFSGHALRLRQSGADAVVIYANPTAGALVVREMAKIGYQPQLAATSALADPAMFALAGETWNNVILAAYFPLPGTDRKVDEVLANITRINPALARNPFNAVGGVSFIEPFLEGLRRAGPTLTRESFVAAMETIRNWDGEVVRGVTFGPGRRHGVTRIYIIRSEAGQYRRLTPDIEYPPGF
- a CDS encoding ABC transporter ATP-binding protein → MLDVRGVGIAFGGVVALADVDLQVPAGSLISVIGPNGAGKTTLFNCICGQYRPDRGRIRFAGVDLVGRRPDRIARLGIARTFQNVELFARMTVLDNLLLGRHRHVRAGLLDAALATPAWRREEVRHRERVERVLDFLDLQAVRDRRVGDLPPGRQRLVELGRALASEPRLLLLDEPSAGMTADEKADLVFRIRDIRDEMGITVILVEHDLRLVMGISDWIAVLDHGVKIAEGRPADVQAHPEVIRAYLGTGAA
- a CDS encoding ABC transporter ATP-binding protein, which encodes MEPLLRVSNVETAYYGRLTVLRGVSLAVPPGQIVAILGGNGAGKTTLLRTISGLIPGQPAKGQIEFDGRRITGWEPEEIARLGIGHVPEGRGLFPELTVEENLLLGGWIRPRTDRARWERVLALFPALADRRRQLAGTLSGGEQQMLAIARALLMQPRLLMLDEPSLGLAPLVVREVFVAIEAINRDGMTILLVEQNARMALEVAHYGYVLEGGRVVLEGPADDLRENPNVQELYLGISREESVKGYRRYKVRRRWA